In Priestia megaterium NBRC 15308 = ATCC 14581, the following proteins share a genomic window:
- a CDS encoding MurR/RpiR family transcriptional regulator: MRQFSVLTLIDAQMNHYSPAEGRVADYVLENPTTTLNLTTKQLAKQCQCSEATIIRFCQRVGINSFKELKIELAKDAHKVNNEQLPNLPVNFEDETEAVLEKVMSKSMSALMNTSRLVSSSAIDAAAEAIHGAKRVFLYGAGGSSVVALDAQYKLLRIDISALFSLDSHVQMVMAANMTKDDVLFVVSTSGQTKEVVELMQIAKDKGAAVILLTQHGSSPASRLADILLTISVEEQHIRIGTMSARIAQLAVVDAMFIRLCIQKGNQVFERIIDTHNVIQKIKR; the protein is encoded by the coding sequence ATGCGCCAATTTTCCGTACTTACTTTAATCGATGCACAAATGAATCATTACAGTCCTGCTGAGGGAAGAGTAGCTGATTACGTGTTAGAAAATCCTACGACCACGTTGAACTTAACGACCAAACAGCTAGCTAAGCAGTGTCAGTGCAGCGAAGCTACGATTATTCGTTTTTGTCAGCGTGTAGGAATCAATAGTTTTAAAGAATTAAAGATTGAATTAGCAAAAGATGCCCATAAGGTGAATAACGAGCAGCTGCCGAATCTTCCGGTTAATTTTGAAGACGAGACCGAAGCCGTGCTTGAAAAAGTCATGAGTAAAAGTATGAGCGCACTTATGAACACAAGTCGTTTAGTGAGCTCTTCTGCAATTGATGCAGCCGCGGAAGCTATTCATGGAGCGAAGCGAGTGTTTTTATACGGAGCAGGGGGATCATCTGTAGTTGCGCTAGATGCTCAGTATAAACTGCTTCGAATTGATATTTCAGCGCTGTTTTCATTAGACAGTCATGTTCAAATGGTGATGGCTGCGAACATGACAAAAGATGATGTGCTGTTTGTAGTATCGACTTCTGGTCAAACAAAAGAAGTGGTGGAACTGATGCAAATAGCCAAAGATAAAGGAGCAGCGGTTATTTTGCTAACGCAGCACGGCTCATCGCCAGCTTCTAGATTAGCTGATATTCTGCTGACTATTTCAGTAGAAGAACAGCATATTCGAATTGGAACGATGAGCGCTCGTATTGCTCAGTTAGCCGTTGTAGATGCGATGTTTATACGGTTATGTATTCAAAAAGGCAATCAAGTGTTTGAACGCATAATCGATACACATAATGTAATTCAAAAAATAAAGAGGTAG
- a CDS encoding haloacid dehalogenase type II yields MKFKTILFDAYGTLFDVHTVIETCDKLYPERGESISHLWRLKQIEYAMQYQLMGRYVDFYTLTNQSLKYAAEANDIDLTEHEEKMLMSAYMKLNVYDEVKEVLAYLKEKGYRLAIFTNGPKHMIDPLVSYHNMNHLFEDVISVDEIKQYKPTMASYHYAKNKMNAKREEVLFLSSNTWDIAGAKNYGFATAWVNRKGNVAEHKELQPNVIIKSLNQLIK; encoded by the coding sequence ATGAAATTTAAAACGATTTTATTTGATGCATATGGAACGCTGTTTGATGTACATACCGTTATTGAAACGTGTGATAAGCTGTATCCGGAGCGGGGAGAAAGTATTAGCCATTTATGGCGTTTGAAGCAAATTGAATATGCAATGCAATATCAGCTGATGGGACGATACGTTGACTTTTATACATTAACAAATCAATCCCTAAAATATGCAGCAGAAGCAAATGATATTGATTTAACGGAACATGAAGAAAAAATGCTGATGAGTGCTTACATGAAGCTGAATGTCTACGATGAGGTCAAAGAGGTGCTCGCCTATTTAAAAGAAAAAGGATATCGTCTGGCTATTTTTACGAATGGTCCTAAGCACATGATTGATCCGCTTGTTTCTTATCACAACATGAATCATTTATTTGAAGACGTTATTTCCGTAGACGAAATCAAACAGTACAAGCCTACGATGGCAAGCTATCACTATGCAAAAAATAAAATGAACGCAAAAAGAGAAGAAGTATTATTTTTGTCATCGAATACATGGGATATTGCCGGTGCTAAAAACTACGGGTTCGCAACGGCTTGGGTCAACCGAAAAGGAAATGTAGCTGAACATAAAGAATTGCAGCCAAACGTAATCATTAAAAGCTTAAATCAGCTTATTAAATAA
- a CDS encoding glycoside hydrolase family 10 protein gives MDIKKCIGGILFLLLFCSSALPAKADVPTTYQKRELRAAWIASVYNIDWPSQPGLPVEQQKKEFTYLLDEVKKMGMNAVVVQIKPTADSFYPSKYGPWSEYLTGTQGKDPGYDPLAFMVEEAHKRNLEFHAWFNPYRITMNHTDLNKLADNHPAKQHPDWVVSYGKQLYYNPGIPEVKNFIIEEVLEVVRNYDIDAVHMDDYFYPYKIAGQTFPDQKTYETYGAQTFSNIEDWRRDNVNQLVRDLNTSIKKTKSYVKFGISPFGVWRNIANDPTGSETTAGQTNYDDLYADTRTWIQNGYVDYITPQIYWNIGFEPAAYDTLLNWWRDEVRGKPVHLYIGQAAYKINNNAVEAWSDPDEYSRQIALNHQFPEVHGSMHFSLKDLNRNPLGIKDKLQNDIYKHPALIPSMPWLDDTAPKAPKLKSAGPHTKEAAFEIRDHQQNDSAYYAIYRFQGNIRGDINNAENLLTTVRKTGETQLFVDQSALKNQTYTYVVTSVDRLHNESAVSRTLTVKASH, from the coding sequence ATGGATATTAAAAAATGTATAGGAGGCATCTTGTTTTTACTGCTGTTTTGTTCGAGCGCGTTACCTGCTAAAGCAGATGTACCTACCACGTATCAAAAACGGGAGCTTCGGGCCGCTTGGATTGCAAGCGTATACAATATTGACTGGCCTTCTCAGCCTGGTCTTCCGGTTGAGCAGCAGAAAAAAGAGTTTACTTATTTGCTAGATGAAGTAAAAAAGATGGGGATGAATGCTGTGGTGGTTCAAATTAAACCTACCGCTGATTCCTTTTATCCGTCGAAATATGGCCCGTGGTCAGAATATTTAACGGGTACACAAGGAAAAGATCCCGGCTACGATCCTCTAGCTTTTATGGTGGAGGAAGCACACAAGCGCAACTTAGAATTCCACGCATGGTTTAACCCTTATCGCATTACCATGAATCATACTGATTTAAACAAACTTGCCGATAATCATCCTGCCAAACAACATCCTGATTGGGTCGTCTCCTACGGAAAACAACTCTACTATAACCCAGGTATTCCAGAAGTAAAAAACTTTATTATTGAAGAAGTGCTCGAAGTCGTAAGAAACTATGATATTGATGCTGTTCATATGGACGACTACTTTTACCCTTACAAAATTGCAGGGCAAACGTTCCCAGATCAAAAAACATATGAAACCTACGGTGCTCAAACGTTTTCCAACATTGAAGACTGGCGACGAGACAATGTTAATCAGCTTGTTCGAGATTTAAATACGTCTATTAAAAAAACAAAATCATACGTGAAGTTTGGTATCAGTCCGTTCGGCGTGTGGAGAAACATCGCTAATGATCCAACTGGCTCTGAGACTACTGCTGGACAAACAAACTACGATGATTTGTATGCCGATACGCGTACGTGGATTCAAAATGGATACGTTGATTACATCACTCCGCAAATTTATTGGAATATCGGATTTGAACCCGCTGCTTACGATACGCTGCTCAACTGGTGGAGAGATGAAGTTCGTGGAAAGCCAGTTCACCTTTATATTGGACAAGCTGCTTACAAAATTAATAACAACGCGGTGGAAGCATGGTCTGATCCCGATGAGTATTCAAGACAAATTGCTCTGAATCACCAATTTCCAGAAGTACACGGGAGCATGCATTTTAGCCTGAAAGATTTGAACCGAAACCCACTAGGAATAAAAGACAAGCTGCAAAACGATATTTATAAACATCCTGCTCTTATTCCGTCAATGCCTTGGCTTGATGATACGGCCCCAAAAGCACCAAAATTAAAAAGCGCGGGCCCTCATACAAAAGAAGCAGCGTTTGAAATTCGAGATCATCAGCAGAATGATTCCGCATATTATGCCATTTATCGCTTCCAAGGCAATATACGAGGCGACATTAATAACGCAGAAAACTTGCTGACAACCGTTCGGAAAACAGGAGAAACACAATTGTTTGTAGATCAAAGCGCACTCAAAAATCAAACGTACACATATGTTGTAACCTCTGTTGACCGTTTGCATAACGAAAGTGCTGTTTCCCGCACGCTTACTGTAAAAGCATCTCATTAA
- a CDS encoding PTS sugar transporter subunit IIC, with protein MSKFVSFLENNLSGPMARLSEQRHLQAIRDGVISALPFIIIGSFFLILAFPPVPQDSTIAKWAADNSANILIPYRVTMFIMSLYIAFGIGYNLSKSYNLDPLSGAQIAVAALLLTVTPKLIEEEGFMLPMTNLGGHGLFVTMIVSILSVEILRFCKAKNVTIKMPEQVPPSVSRSFEALIPVAIVVVLMTIITIVLGIDLHHLVDKLVAPLVEAGDSLAGVLIPVFLITFFWSFGIHGVSVVGTVARPVWEVYLAKNAEAVADGASTLPYIAPETFFQWFVWIGGSGATLGLALAMLFFSKSKYSKALSRTSFIPAVFNINEPIIFGLPIVLNPILIIPFIIIPIITTIISYAATATGLITPTYVMVPWTLPAPIGAYLSTGGDWRAVVLVVINIAISVVIYLPFFKMYDRKMVEMEKSDEATVAPSDSSVQM; from the coding sequence ATGAGCAAATTTGTGTCATTTTTAGAGAACAATTTATCAGGACCTATGGCCAGGTTATCGGAACAGCGGCATCTTCAAGCCATTCGCGATGGTGTTATTTCCGCTTTGCCGTTCATTATCATCGGAAGTTTTTTCTTAATTTTAGCATTTCCGCCTGTGCCGCAAGATAGCACAATTGCAAAATGGGCAGCTGATAACAGCGCCAATATTTTAATACCGTATCGCGTAACGATGTTTATTATGTCTTTATATATAGCCTTTGGGATAGGGTATAACTTGTCCAAAAGCTATAATCTCGATCCGCTGTCAGGAGCGCAAATTGCAGTAGCTGCACTACTTCTTACGGTGACTCCAAAGCTGATTGAAGAAGAAGGATTTATGCTTCCAATGACAAACCTTGGAGGTCACGGTTTGTTTGTAACGATGATTGTATCGATTTTATCGGTCGAAATTCTCAGGTTTTGTAAAGCAAAAAATGTCACCATAAAAATGCCGGAACAAGTGCCGCCTTCGGTATCGAGGTCTTTTGAAGCACTAATTCCGGTTGCGATTGTTGTTGTACTTATGACGATTATTACCATTGTTTTAGGTATCGATCTTCACCATTTAGTTGATAAACTAGTTGCTCCGCTTGTGGAAGCTGGAGATAGTTTAGCAGGAGTATTAATACCGGTTTTCTTAATTACGTTTTTCTGGTCATTTGGTATTCACGGCGTCTCTGTTGTTGGGACAGTGGCACGGCCTGTATGGGAAGTGTATTTAGCCAAAAATGCTGAAGCGGTAGCAGACGGAGCTTCCACACTTCCGTATATTGCACCTGAAACGTTCTTTCAGTGGTTTGTTTGGATCGGAGGATCTGGAGCGACGCTGGGCCTTGCTTTAGCAATGCTGTTTTTCTCAAAATCCAAATATTCGAAAGCGCTTTCTAGGACATCTTTTATTCCGGCGGTTTTTAATATTAACGAACCAATTATTTTCGGTTTGCCAATTGTCTTAAATCCTATTTTAATTATCCCATTTATCATTATCCCGATTATTACAACGATCATTTCATACGCAGCAACGGCGACAGGTCTTATTACGCCAACCTACGTAATGGTTCCTTGGACGCTCCCGGCGCCGATCGGAGCTTATCTATCGACCGGAGGAGACTGGCGGGCGGTTGTGCTAGTCGTTATCAATATTGCTATTTCTGTTGTCATTTATCTTCCGTTCTTTAAAATGTACGACCGAAAGATGGTCGAAATGGAAAAAAGCGATGAAGCAACGGTTGCACCATCTGATAGTTCAGTTCAAATGTAA
- a CDS encoding CsbD family protein: MSKGLGDKVKGNVSKAKGEVKDQVGNATNNRDLQREGKAEKTKGNAQKAVGETKDTFSNK; this comes from the coding sequence ATGAGTAAAGGTTTAGGAGATAAAGTTAAAGGAAATGTATCAAAAGCTAAAGGTGAAGTAAAAGATCAAGTCGGAAATGCAACGAATAACCGCGACCTTCAGCGTGAAGGAAAAGCTGAGAAAACAAAAGGAAATGCTCAAAAAGCAGTAGGCGAAACAAAAGATACATTTAGCAATAAATAA
- a CDS encoding NUDIX hydrolase: MEPNYDRAFGVYGICMRDDKLLVIRKNRGPYIHRFDLPGGQLEHGETLTDAMKREFSEETGFEITIISQAGTTDFQYPCKWKEFTHVHHIAVFYHVDIASGELLSNPVQFEGQDSLEALWIAPQDLNIDNASPLVLKAVESLSLLSWPYESQIYDEWELKTSER, translated from the coding sequence ATGGAACCAAACTATGATCGCGCCTTTGGCGTATATGGAATTTGTATGCGAGATGACAAGCTGCTTGTTATAAGAAAAAATAGAGGGCCGTATATTCATCGCTTTGATTTGCCAGGCGGACAGCTAGAACACGGTGAAACATTAACAGATGCGATGAAAAGAGAATTTAGTGAAGAAACGGGCTTTGAAATTACTATTATTTCTCAAGCGGGTACAACGGATTTTCAGTATCCCTGTAAGTGGAAAGAATTTACCCACGTACATCACATTGCCGTTTTTTATCACGTAGACATTGCCAGCGGTGAGCTTCTTTCCAACCCGGTCCAGTTTGAAGGACAAGATTCTTTGGAAGCATTGTGGATCGCACCGCAGGATCTTAACATCGATAATGCTTCTCCTCTTGTTCTAAAAGCAGTGGAATCTTTAAGCTTATTGTCATGGCCTTATGAATCTCAGATTTATGATGAATGGGAACTTAAAACCTCCGAACGATAA
- a CDS encoding staygreen family protein: MSAFNPQQFSVTYRQGSTPTFPFIGRRYTLTHSEQTDDLFLWIDEKFAVDQLNEQRNELFAEWLHKDGVDTLYVYVFIGNEQTEKSVQAIRHAIFKQEMPYLLKALRYGDATFFNAHPALDRSPIYVHFHSSDKDFHSIRYFQTPSHYA; the protein is encoded by the coding sequence TTGTCTGCTTTTAATCCTCAGCAATTTAGCGTCACATACCGGCAAGGAAGCACGCCCACCTTTCCTTTTATTGGGCGACGCTATACGCTCACACATTCTGAACAAACAGACGATTTATTTCTTTGGATCGACGAAAAGTTTGCTGTTGATCAATTAAATGAACAGCGAAATGAGCTTTTTGCCGAATGGCTCCACAAAGACGGTGTTGATACGCTGTATGTATACGTATTTATTGGCAATGAACAAACGGAAAAGTCCGTTCAAGCCATACGGCACGCTATTTTCAAACAGGAAATGCCTTACTTGCTAAAAGCATTGCGCTACGGTGATGCCACGTTTTTCAACGCTCACCCTGCTTTAGATCGTTCCCCCATTTACGTACATTTTCATTCCAGCGACAAAGATTTTCATTCCATTCGATATTTTCAAACGCCTTCTCACTATGCCTAA
- a CDS encoding 6-phospho-beta-glucosidase — protein sequence MKVVTIGGGSSYTPELVEGFIKRYDELPIRELWLVDVEEGKEKLEIVGALAKRMVKKAGVDMKIHLTLDRQKALINADFVTTQLRVGQLDARIQDERIPLKYGMIGQETNGAGGLFKGLRTIPVLLKIAEEIHEVCPNAWLINFTNPAGMVTEALLRYGEHSKVVGVCNLPVHMTTSIAGLLQVEKEDVHIEFAGLNHLVYGLHVYAKGKEVTQEVIRRLSDPNSQVTMRNIAPIPWQPDFLEALGVILCPYHRYYYKTKEILAEELLAFQSGTTRAEVVKALEAELFELYKNPNLEMKPPQLEKRGGAYYSDAACNLISSIYNDKGDIQTLNVKNNGAISSLPNESAVEVNCVVTKQGPVPLAFGELPVEVNGLVQQIKSFERIGAEAAVTGSYEKALVALSINPLVPSDELAKSVLDELLQAHRKYLPAFFKEVNA from the coding sequence ATGAAAGTAGTGACAATTGGGGGAGGATCAAGCTACACACCGGAATTGGTCGAAGGGTTTATTAAACGATATGATGAGCTTCCAATTCGAGAGCTATGGCTTGTAGATGTTGAAGAAGGAAAAGAGAAACTTGAAATTGTAGGAGCACTTGCGAAAAGAATGGTCAAAAAAGCAGGTGTTGATATGAAAATTCATTTAACGCTTGATCGACAAAAGGCGTTGATAAATGCTGATTTTGTAACGACACAGCTTAGAGTAGGTCAGCTTGATGCGCGTATTCAAGATGAACGCATCCCTCTTAAGTACGGAATGATTGGTCAAGAGACAAACGGGGCGGGAGGATTATTTAAGGGCTTACGAACGATACCGGTTTTGTTGAAAATTGCCGAGGAAATACACGAAGTTTGTCCAAACGCCTGGCTTATTAATTTTACAAATCCTGCAGGTATGGTAACGGAGGCGCTGCTTCGCTACGGAGAGCATTCTAAAGTAGTAGGAGTTTGTAACCTGCCTGTACATATGACAACCTCCATCGCGGGCTTGCTTCAAGTAGAAAAAGAAGATGTTCACATTGAATTTGCAGGGTTAAACCACTTGGTATATGGACTGCATGTGTATGCAAAAGGAAAGGAAGTAACGCAAGAAGTCATTCGGCGATTAAGTGATCCAAACTCTCAAGTAACAATGAGAAACATAGCTCCTATTCCATGGCAACCGGACTTTTTGGAAGCTCTTGGCGTGATTTTATGTCCGTATCACCGCTACTACTACAAAACAAAAGAAATATTAGCAGAAGAGCTTCTGGCTTTTCAGTCAGGTACAACACGCGCTGAAGTGGTAAAAGCATTAGAAGCCGAGCTTTTTGAACTCTATAAAAATCCAAATCTAGAAATGAAGCCTCCGCAGCTGGAAAAACGAGGGGGCGCTTATTACAGCGATGCCGCATGTAATTTAATTTCATCCATTTATAACGATAAAGGCGATATTCAAACATTAAATGTAAAAAACAATGGAGCTATTTCCTCGCTCCCAAACGAATCTGCGGTTGAAGTAAACTGTGTAGTAACAAAGCAAGGGCCAGTACCGCTCGCTTTCGGTGAACTTCCGGTAGAAGTTAATGGACTTGTGCAGCAAATTAAATCGTTTGAACGAATAGGAGCAGAAGCTGCGGTTACAGGATCTTATGAAAAAGCACTGGTTGCGCTCAGCATTAATCCGCTTGTTCCAAGTGACGAGCTGGCTAAGTCGGTCTTAGATGAACTGCTTCAAGCTCATCGCAAGTATTTACCTGCTTTTTTTAAGGAAGTGAACGCGTAG
- the anmK gene encoding anhydro-N-acetylmuramic acid kinase AnmK, producing MYAVGLMSGTSLDGIDAALVQIEGSGYESKVKLLHFITVPFSPQLKKEIEQALSFEHSNVQLICSLNFKLGYAFADAVKKVCQEARFSLEQIDVIGSHGQTIYHQPYASGSTVMSTLQIGEPAVIAYETKTKVVANFRVMDMAAGGQGAPLVPHTERILYSHDERTRLLQNVGGIGNVTLIPPKKSPIPVVAFDTGPGNMMIDEACQQLFNVSFDENGRLAAEGKIISELLGDCMNHDYMKLSPPKSTGRELFGTQYTKRLLENYSKHKKEDLLATITMFTASSIVHHYETFIFPAYSIDEVIIGGGGSYNNTLMNMIKAQIGKRCSVYTQEEIGMSSEAKEAVAFAVLANETLSGYPSNVPSATGALSPVILGNITPVPL from the coding sequence ATGTATGCTGTTGGACTTATGTCAGGAACGTCACTCGACGGAATTGATGCAGCTCTTGTTCAAATTGAAGGAAGCGGCTATGAAAGTAAAGTTAAGCTTCTTCATTTTATTACCGTGCCGTTTTCACCTCAGTTAAAAAAGGAAATTGAGCAGGCGCTTTCTTTTGAACATTCAAATGTACAGCTGATCTGCAGCTTAAATTTTAAACTTGGCTATGCATTTGCGGATGCAGTGAAAAAAGTGTGCCAAGAAGCCCGCTTTTCTCTTGAACAAATAGATGTTATTGGATCGCATGGTCAAACCATTTACCATCAGCCTTATGCTTCGGGAAGTACAGTGATGTCTACACTCCAAATTGGAGAGCCGGCTGTTATTGCCTATGAAACCAAAACGAAGGTAGTAGCAAACTTCAGGGTGATGGACATGGCAGCAGGGGGGCAAGGTGCTCCGTTAGTTCCTCACACGGAACGGATTTTGTACAGCCACGATGAGCGTACAAGGCTGCTTCAAAACGTTGGAGGTATTGGAAATGTAACGTTGATTCCGCCAAAAAAATCTCCTATACCCGTAGTAGCTTTTGATACAGGGCCGGGAAATATGATGATAGACGAAGCGTGTCAGCAGCTTTTTAATGTTTCATTTGATGAAAATGGGCGTTTAGCAGCTGAAGGAAAGATTATTTCAGAGCTTTTAGGAGACTGTATGAATCATGATTACATGAAGCTTTCTCCTCCCAAATCGACGGGAAGAGAACTGTTCGGTACACAGTACACAAAGAGACTGCTAGAGAATTATAGTAAACATAAAAAGGAAGATCTGCTAGCTACGATTACTATGTTCACGGCATCATCCATTGTACATCACTATGAAACATTTATTTTTCCTGCCTATTCTATTGACGAAGTGATTATTGGAGGAGGCGGAAGTTATAATAATACGCTGATGAATATGATTAAAGCGCAGATCGGGAAACGCTGCAGCGTGTATACACAAGAAGAAATAGGAATGTCTTCAGAAGCAAAAGAAGCCGTAGCTTTTGCGGTGCTCGCAAATGAAACACTTTCAGGTTATCCAAGCAATGTACCAAGCGCAACCGGCGCCTTGTCTCCTGTAATATTAGGAAACATTACGCCTGTACCACTATAA
- a CDS encoding PTS sugar transporter subunit IIB — protein sequence MKVLFVCSGGMSSSIVVKALKTEAQKHGTDMEVLAIGTNEVAEEIQKGWDVVMVAPQIRHRFNAVKAEADKASVPCGPIPPQAYTPLGGPTLYKTVQQLVS from the coding sequence ATGAAGGTATTGTTTGTATGTTCTGGAGGAATGTCAAGTTCGATTGTGGTAAAAGCATTAAAAACGGAAGCACAAAAGCACGGAACGGATATGGAAGTGCTGGCAATTGGGACAAATGAAGTGGCAGAGGAAATTCAAAAAGGCTGGGATGTTGTAATGGTTGCACCGCAGATTCGCCACCGGTTTAACGCAGTGAAAGCGGAAGCGGATAAAGCCTCTGTTCCGTGCGGGCCGATTCCGCCGCAGGCTTATACGCCGCTTGGAGGTCCGACGCTTTATAAAACGGTTCAACAGCTCGTTAGCTGA
- a CDS encoding PTS lactose/cellobiose transporter subunit IIA, with protein sequence MTEAANIENEIFELIAYGGNARSLAYEALEAAEDYDFNRADELLKQSQEELSHAHKTQTALIQRELNGKTIEKSLLLIHAQDHLMTAISEQKLIEHMIKLIKKFKKEGENQ encoded by the coding sequence ATGACAGAAGCAGCAAATATAGAAAATGAAATTTTTGAACTTATTGCATACGGAGGAAATGCCAGGTCACTTGCATATGAAGCGTTAGAAGCAGCTGAAGATTATGACTTTAATAGAGCTGACGAACTTTTAAAGCAGTCTCAAGAAGAGCTCAGTCATGCTCATAAAACGCAAACTGCGCTTATTCAACGTGAATTGAACGGAAAAACAATTGAAAAGTCGCTGCTTTTAATTCACGCACAAGATCATTTAATGACGGCTATTTCAGAGCAAAAATTAATTGAACATATGATTAAGCTTATTAAAAAATTTAAAAAAGAAGGCGAAAATCAATGA
- a CDS encoding DUF871 domain-containing protein: MKKLGIAIYPEHSTVEKDKAYIALAHQYGFTRIFTCLLSVEGDQKKVMANFKEIIEFANELEMEVVVDIAPRVFGALGISYDDLSFFYELGAYAIRLDLGYTGNEESIMTFNPYGLKIEINMSNATKYVDNILSYRPNRKQLLGSHNFYPHRYAGLSYDHFLKCSALFKEHNLETAAFINSPSATFGPWPVTEGLCTLEMHRTLPIDVQAKHLFKTGLIDCAIIANAYASEEEMKALRDVVQQERFTFNVTLYDTITELEKKIVLEEFHFYRGDVSDYLIRSTQSRVKYKKEEFKPTHTPSIRRGDILIENELYGQYKGELQIALLDMENSGKTNVVGRIAEEEIFLLNELQPWDKFAFCER, translated from the coding sequence ATGAAAAAGCTAGGTATTGCGATTTACCCGGAACATTCGACTGTCGAAAAAGATAAAGCGTATATAGCACTTGCGCATCAATACGGATTTACCCGCATTTTTACGTGCTTGCTTTCTGTTGAAGGCGATCAGAAAAAAGTAATGGCAAATTTTAAAGAAATCATTGAGTTTGCCAATGAGCTAGAGATGGAAGTAGTAGTGGACATCGCTCCTCGCGTATTTGGAGCGCTTGGCATTTCTTATGATGACTTATCTTTTTTTTACGAATTAGGGGCTTATGCTATTCGTCTTGATCTAGGGTATACGGGAAATGAAGAGTCCATTATGACCTTTAATCCATACGGCTTAAAAATTGAAATTAACATGAGTAATGCGACGAAGTATGTGGATAATATTTTAAGTTACAGACCGAATCGAAAGCAGCTGCTCGGGTCGCACAACTTCTATCCTCATCGATATGCGGGATTGTCGTATGATCACTTTTTGAAGTGTTCAGCATTGTTTAAAGAACATAACCTTGAAACAGCAGCCTTCATTAATTCACCAAGCGCTACTTTTGGACCGTGGCCTGTTACTGAAGGGCTTTGTACGCTTGAAATGCATCGCACGCTTCCGATCGACGTGCAGGCTAAGCATCTTTTTAAAACGGGATTAATTGATTGTGCAATCATTGCGAATGCGTATGCATCAGAAGAAGAGATGAAGGCGCTGCGTGATGTTGTTCAGCAAGAGCGCTTTACTTTTAACGTGACCCTGTATGATACGATTACCGAGCTTGAGAAAAAAATTGTGCTGGAAGAGTTTCATTTTTACCGCGGAGACGTATCTGATTATTTAATTCGCTCTACGCAAAGCCGAGTAAAATATAAAAAAGAAGAATTCAAGCCTACGCATACTCCTTCCATTCGAAGAGGCGATATTTTAATAGAAAATGAACTCTATGGACAATACAAAGGAGAGCTGCAAATTGCGCTGTTAGACATGGAGAACTCAGGTAAAACAAACGTAGTAGGACGCATTGCAGAAGAGGAAATTTTTTTACTAAATGAACTGCAGCCATGGGACAAATTTGCTTTTTGCGAGCGGTGA